A DNA window from Streptococcus parapneumoniae contains the following coding sequences:
- the thiE gene encoding thiamine phosphate synthase produces MFHKELLKLYFICGTTTCQGKDLYTVVEEALKGGITLFQFREKGEGALEGKEKVKLAIKLQDLCKKYNVPFIVNDDIDLAMEIDADGVHVGQDDLGVDEIRKLMPDKIIGLSIKNEKEFQQSKVEYVDYVGVGPVFDTQSKDDAGGAIGYEGLKLMRKLLPQMPLVAIGGIQTQHIKDIMKTNVDGVSIISAISYAKNIEKTVREMSEQ; encoded by the coding sequence ATGTTTCATAAAGAATTACTAAAACTATATTTTATTTGTGGAACGACTACTTGCCAAGGAAAAGATCTATATACAGTCGTTGAGGAAGCCTTAAAAGGTGGTATAACCTTATTTCAATTCCGTGAAAAAGGTGAGGGAGCCCTGGAAGGTAAAGAAAAAGTTAAATTAGCAATTAAACTACAGGATCTTTGTAAAAAATACAATGTTCCGTTTATTGTTAATGATGATATTGATTTGGCGATGGAAATTGACGCTGATGGCGTACATGTAGGACAAGATGACCTTGGAGTTGATGAAATTAGAAAATTGATGCCAGATAAAATAATTGGTCTTTCTATAAAAAACGAGAAAGAATTTCAACAGTCAAAAGTTGAATATGTAGATTATGTTGGTGTTGGTCCTGTATTTGATACCCAGTCAAAAGATGATGCTGGTGGCGCTATAGGTTATGAAGGTCTTAAATTGATGAGAAAACTATTGCCACAAATGCCCTTAGTTGCAATTGGTGGGATACAGACGCAACATATTAAAGACATTATGAAGACCAATGTTGACGGTGTTTCAATCATTTCAGCAATATCGTATGCAAAAAATATAGAAAAAACTGTTCGAGAAATGAGTGAACAATAG
- a CDS encoding CopY/TcrY family copper transport repressor, with translation MQISDAEWQVMKIIWMQGEQTSSDLIRVLAERFDWSKSTIQTLLARLVEKECLTRKKEGKSFVYSALLTLDQSRDLLVQDIKDKVCSRRIKNLLADLIAECDFTLADLEDLEAVISEKKSSAVTEVKCNCM, from the coding sequence ATGCAGATTTCAGATGCAGAATGGCAGGTCATGAAGATTATTTGGATGCAGGGGGAGCAGACCAGTTCAGATTTGATCAGGGTTCTGGCGGAGCGGTTCGACTGGTCCAAGTCAACCATTCAAACTCTCTTGGCTCGTTTGGTTGAGAAAGAGTGTCTGACAAGGAAAAAAGAAGGCAAGTCCTTTGTCTATTCAGCCCTTTTAACTTTGGATCAAAGTCGAGATTTACTTGTCCAAGATATTAAAGACAAGGTTTGTTCCCGTAGGATTAAGAACTTGTTGGCTGATTTGATTGCTGAATGTGATTTTACTCTGGCTGATTTGGAAGACTTGGAAGCTGTGATTTCTGAGAAGAAATCAAGCGCTGTAACAGAAGTAAAATGTAATTGTATGTAA
- a CDS encoding heavy metal translocating P-type ATPase translates to MTEIVKASLENGVQKIRITADKGYHPAHIQLQKGVPAEIIFHRATPSNCYKEILFEEEGILEPIGVDEEKVIRFTPQELGQHEFSCGMKMQKGSYTVVEKTRKSLSLLQRFWITSIFTVPLVILMIGMSTGGISHQVMRWGTFLATTPIMLVAGGPYIQSAWASFKKHNANMDTLVALGTLVAYFYSLVALFAGLPVYFESAAFIFFFVLMGAVFEEKMRKNTSQAVEKLLDLQAKTAEVLREDNYVQVPLEQVKVGDLIRVRPGEKIAVDGVVVEGVSSIDESMVTGESLPVDKTVGDTVIGSTINNSGTLVFRAEKVGSETVLAQIVDFVKKAQTSRAPIQDLTDKISGIFVPAVVILGIVTFWIWFVLLRDSVVVLGASFVSSLLYGVAVLIIACPCALGLATPTALMVGTGRSAKMGVLLKNGMVLQEIQKVQTLVFDKTGTLTEGKPVVTDIIGDEVEVLGLAASLEEASQHPLAEAIVKRATETGLVLHTVENFQALHGKGVSGKINGKQVLLGNAKMLDGMDISSTYQDKLEELEKEAKTVVFLAVDNEIKGLLALQDIPKENAKLAISQLKKRGLKTVMLTGDNAGVARAIADQIGIEEVIAGVLPEEKAHEIHKLQATGKVAFVGDGINDAPALSVADVGIAMGAGTDIAIESADLVLTTNNLLGVVRAFDMSKKTFHRILLNLFWAFIYNVVGIPIAAGVFSGVGLALNPELAGLAMAFSSVSVLTSSLLLNFTKID, encoded by the coding sequence ATGACTGAAATTGTAAAAGCAAGTCTTGAAAATGGTGTTCAAAAAATCCGTATCACGGCAGACAAAGGCTACCATCCAGCCCACATTCAACTGCAAAAAGGAGTTCCTGCTGAGATTATCTTTCATCGTGCTACTCCTTCAAACTGTTATAAGGAAATTCTTTTTGAAGAAGAAGGCATCTTGGAACCAATCGGCGTGGATGAGGAGAAAGTCATTCGTTTTACACCTCAAGAATTAGGCCAACATGAATTTTCTTGTGGCATGAAGATGCAAAAGGGGAGTTATACCGTAGTTGAGAAGACTCGAAAATCTCTATCACTTTTACAGCGTTTTTGGATTACTAGTATCTTTACTGTGCCTCTTGTGATTCTCATGATTGGGATGTCGACAGGAGGAATTAGTCACCAAGTCATGCGTTGGGGCACCTTTTTAGCCACAACACCGATTATGCTAGTAGCAGGTGGTCCTTATATCCAAAGTGCTTGGGCTAGTTTTAAAAAGCACAATGCCAACATGGATACCTTGGTTGCTCTGGGAACCCTAGTGGCCTATTTCTATAGCTTAGTTGCCCTCTTCGCTGGCCTCCCCGTTTACTTTGAAAGTGCTGCATTTATCTTCTTCTTCGTTCTTATGGGAGCCGTTTTTGAGGAGAAAATGCGGAAAAATACTTCCCAAGCTGTGGAGAAATTACTTGACTTGCAGGCTAAAACTGCAGAAGTCTTGCGTGAGGATAACTATGTTCAAGTCCCTTTGGAGCAAGTCAAGGTAGGTGACCTGATTCGAGTGCGTCCCGGTGAAAAGATTGCTGTTGATGGTGTTGTAGTCGAAGGTGTGTCCAGTATTGATGAATCCATGGTGACAGGTGAGAGCCTACCAGTGGACAAGACAGTTGGAGATACCGTCATTGGTTCAACCATTAATAACAGTGGAACACTTGTTTTTAGAGCAGAAAAAGTTGGTTCAGAGACTGTTTTGGCTCAGATTGTCGATTTTGTGAAGAAAGCTCAGACCAGTCGTGCGCCGATTCAGGACTTGACGGATAAAATTTCAGGCATTTTTGTCCCAGCAGTTGTCATTTTAGGGATTGTGACCTTTTGGATTTGGTTCGTCTTGCTCAGGGATAGTGTAGTCGTGCTTGGAGCGAGCTTTGTGTCTTCGCTTCTCTACGGAGTGGCGGTTTTGATTATCGCCTGTCCTTGTGCATTGGGACTTGCAACACCGACAGCCCTTATGGTGGGGACAGGACGCAGTGCCAAGATGGGAGTTCTCCTAAAAAATGGAATGGTTCTACAGGAAATCCAGAAAGTTCAAACTCTTGTCTTTGATAAAACAGGGACTTTAACAGAAGGGAAACCTGTGGTCACAGATATCATCGGCGACGAAGTAGAAGTGCTTGGATTGGCAGCTTCCTTGGAAGAAGCTTCTCAACACCCACTGGCTGAGGCTATTGTTAAGCGAGCGACTGAAACTGGACTTGTGCTTCACACTGTGGAAAATTTCCAAGCCTTGCACGGAAAAGGTGTTTCAGGGAAAATCAATGGAAAACAAGTTTTACTTGGAAATGCTAAAATGCTGGATGGCATGGATATTTCTAGCACTTATCAAGATAAACTAGAAGAACTGGAAAAAGAAGCTAAGACAGTTGTGTTTTTGGCTGTGGACAATGAAATCAAAGGCTTGCTTGCTTTGCAAGATATCCCTAAGGAAAATGCTAAGCTTGCCATCAGTCAGTTGAAAAAACGAGGTCTTAAAACAGTCATGCTGACAGGAGACAATGCAGGTGTGGCGCGTGCTATTGCCGATCAGATCGGAATCGAAGAGGTCATTGCAGGTGTCTTACCAGAAGAAAAAGCCCATGAAATCCATAAACTACAAGCGACTGGAAAAGTAGCCTTTGTTGGGGATGGTATCAATGACGCTCCTGCTCTCAGTGTAGCAGATGTGGGGATTGCTATGGGAGCTGGAACAGATATTGCCATCGAGTCAGCAGATTTAGTGTTGACAACCAATAATCTTTTAGGAGTGGTTCGTGCCTTTGATATGAGTAAGAAAACTTTTCATCGTATTCTGCTCAATCTTTTCTGGGCCTTTATCTACAATGTCGTCGGAATTCCGATTGCAGCAGGAGTCTTTTCAGGTGTTGGACTGGCTCTCAATCCAGAATTAGCAGGTCTAGCTATGGCCTTTAGTTCTGTATCTGTTCTGACCAGTTCTCTTCTCTTAAACTTTACTAAAATAGACTAA
- a CDS encoding hydroxyethylthiazole kinase translates to MQAFTNPFPIGSSSLIHCITNEISCEMLANGILALGCKPVMADDPREVLDFTKQSQALFINLGHLSAEKEKAIRMAASYATQVSLPMVVDAVGVSASPIRKSLVKDLLDYRPTVLKGNMSEIRSLVGLKHHGVGVDASAKDQETEDLLQVLKDWCQTYPGISFLVTGSRDLIVSENQVAVLGNGCAELDWITGTGDLVGALTAVFLSQGKTGFEASCLAVSYLNIAAERIVVQGMGLEEFRYRVLNQLSLLRRDKNWLDAIKGDVYE, encoded by the coding sequence ATGCAGGCATTTACAAACCCTTTTCCTATAGGCTCTAGTTCCCTCATTCACTGTATTACCAATGAGATTTCTTGTGAGATGCTGGCAAATGGGATTTTGGCTCTGGGATGCAAACCTGTCATGGCAGATGATCCCCGTGAGGTTCTTGATTTTACTAAGCAAAGCCAGGCTCTCTTCATCAATTTAGGGCATTTGTCAGCTGAGAAGGAAAAAGCAATCCGCATGGCAGCTTCTTATGCAACTCAAGTTTCTCTCCCAATGGTAGTAGATGCGGTTGGTGTATCAGCGTCGCCCATTCGTAAGAGCTTAGTTAAAGACCTTTTAGACTATAGACCTACGGTCCTTAAAGGAAACATGTCAGAAATTCGAAGTCTTGTTGGATTAAAACATCACGGCGTTGGGGTCGATGCGAGTGCTAAAGACCAAGAAACTGAGGATTTACTTCAAGTCTTGAAAGACTGGTGTCAGACCTATCCTGGTATATCATTCTTAGTCACAGGCTCCAGAGATCTCATCGTTTCGGAGAATCAAGTTGCTGTACTGGGAAATGGCTGTGCAGAATTAGACTGGATAACAGGGACAGGAGATTTGGTTGGAGCCTTAACAGCCGTTTTTCTCAGCCAAGGAAAGACTGGTTTTGAAGCTTCTTGCTTAGCAGTCTCTTATCTTAACATTGCTGCTGAGAGAATAGTTGTTCAAGGAATGGGATTGGAAGAATTTCGTTACCGAGTACTCAATCAGCTTTCGCTTCTAAGAAGAGATAAAAACTGGTTAGATGCCATCAAAGGAGATGTTTATGAATAG
- the thiD gene encoding bifunctional hydroxymethylpyrimidine kinase/phosphomethylpyrimidine kinase codes for MTYLPVALTIAGTDPSGGAGVMADLKSFQARDVYGMAVVTSLVAQNTRGVQLIEHVSPQMLEAQLDSVFSDIPPQAVKTGMLATTEIMEIIQPYLKKLDCPYVLDPVMVATSGDALIDSVARDYLKTNLLPLATIITPNLPEAEEIVGFSIHDPEDMQRAGRLILKEFGPQSVVIKGGHLEGGAKDFLFTKDDQFFWESPRIQTCHTHGTGCTFAAVITAELAKGKTLYQAVDKAKAFITKAIQDAPQLGHGSGPVNHTTFKD; via the coding sequence ATGACTTATTTACCCGTTGCTTTGACCATTGCAGGAACTGACCCAAGTGGCGGTGCTGGCGTTATGGCTGATTTAAAGTCATTCCAAGCGAGAGATGTCTATGGAATGGCCGTTGTGACTAGCCTTGTTGCTCAAAATACCAGAGGTGTTCAGCTAATCGAGCACGTTTCTCCTCAAATGTTGGAAGCCCAATTGGACAGTGTCTTTTCTGATATTCCACCTCAGGCTGTAAAAACTGGGATGTTGGCAACTACCGAAATCATGGAAATCATCCAACCCTATCTTAAAAAACTGGATTGTCCCTATGTCCTTGATCCTGTTATGGTTGCTACAAGTGGAGATGCCTTGATCGACTCAGTTGCTAGAGACTATCTCAAAACAAACTTACTACCTCTAGCAACGATTATTACGCCAAATCTTCCTGAGGCAGAAGAGATTGTTGGTTTTTCAATCCATGATCCTGAAGACATGCAGCGTGCTGGTCGCCTAATTTTAAAAGAATTTGGTCCTCAGTCTGTCGTCATCAAAGGTGGGCATCTCGAAGGCGGTGCCAAGGATTTCCTCTTTACCAAGGATGACCAATTTTTCTGGGAAAGCCCAAGAATTCAAACCTGTCACACCCATGGTACTGGATGTACCTTTGCTGCAGTAATTACGGCTGAACTAGCCAAGGGCAAGACTCTCTATCAGGCAGTTGATAAGGCCAAGGCCTTTATTACGAAAGCCATCCAAGATGCTCCGCAACTCGGTCATGGTTCTGGCCCAGTCAACCATACAACTTTTAAAGATTAA
- the tenA gene encoding thiaminase II, translated as MEFTDIAMELSKEAWQASFHHPFVLQLQEGNLEPAIFRYYLIQDAYYLKAFSEIYHLLADKTSNQEMKRLLKQNAQSLVEGELFIRQQFFKELEISDQEMEQHPIAPTCYHYISHIYRQFAEPNLAIAFASLLPCPWLYHDIGKSLNLKPSPNPLYQQWIETYITDELEQQIREEGALVNQLYRESDETDKKKMLDAFHISVHMEAKFWEMAYQHQTWKSDLQSLEKGEE; from the coding sequence ATGGAATTTACAGATATTGCGATGGAATTATCCAAGGAAGCTTGGCAGGCTTCCTTTCATCATCCCTTTGTTTTACAGTTGCAAGAGGGAAATTTAGAACCTGCCATTTTCCGCTATTACCTGATTCAGGATGCCTACTATCTGAAGGCCTTCTCAGAAATCTATCACCTTTTGGCTGATAAGACTTCAAACCAAGAGATGAAAAGACTCTTGAAACAAAATGCTCAGAGTTTAGTGGAGGGTGAGTTATTTATCCGCCAACAATTTTTCAAGGAATTGGAAATCAGCGACCAGGAAATGGAGCAACATCCAATCGCTCCAACTTGTTATCATTACATTTCGCACATTTATCGTCAATTTGCAGAGCCAAACTTAGCCATCGCTTTTGCAAGTTTGCTTCCTTGTCCTTGGTTATACCATGATATAGGGAAATCACTTAATCTTAAACCATCACCAAATCCTCTCTACCAACAATGGATTGAAACTTATATTACGGATGAGTTAGAGCAACAGATCAGAGAGGAGGGAGCGCTGGTCAATCAGCTCTATCGAGAAAGTGACGAGACAGACAAGAAAAAAATGCTAGATGCCTTCCACATCAGTGTTCACATGGAAGCCAAGTTTTGGGAGATGGCTTACCAACACCAGACATGGAAGAGCGATTTACAGTCTTTAGAAAAAGGAGAAGAATAG
- a CDS encoding energy-coupling factor transporter transmembrane component T, translated as MVKVATQTPIISLFLLILSLETSFIPSIALNLSVVAFCILFMVYCRRFKVLVWMILIAILPSFANYWAVQLHGDASQAVILGTRAFVTVCIGLVFISSISLKELLLYLAQKGLSRSWSYALIVVFNSFPLIQQEIKSLKEACLLRGQELHFWSPLIYSKVLMTVFRWRHLYLRALSAHGYDEHAQVENSYRTFYIPQRTLFIYLLFFLLLQTSLFL; from the coding sequence ATGGTCAAAGTAGCAACCCAGACACCGATTATCAGTCTCTTCTTGCTGATTTTATCCTTGGAAACATCTTTCATTCCTTCGATTGCTCTGAATCTTTCGGTAGTCGCATTCTGTATTCTCTTTATGGTCTATTGCCGTCGATTTAAAGTATTGGTTTGGATGATTCTGATTGCCATTTTGCCATCCTTTGCCAACTACTGGGCAGTTCAGTTACATGGGGATGCTTCGCAGGCAGTCATACTTGGAACGAGGGCCTTTGTGACCGTTTGTATCGGACTTGTCTTTATTTCCTCTATTTCACTAAAAGAGCTTCTCTTGTACTTGGCTCAAAAGGGGCTATCACGCTCTTGGTCCTATGCCTTGATTGTGGTATTCAATTCCTTCCCCCTCATTCAGCAAGAAATCAAGTCCCTAAAAGAAGCTTGCCTATTACGTGGTCAAGAACTGCATTTTTGGTCGCCCTTGATTTACAGCAAGGTTCTGATGACAGTCTTTAGGTGGCGCCATCTTTACCTGAGAGCCTTATCGGCGCATGGATATGACGAACATGCACAGGTGGAGAATAGCTATCGGACTTTTTATATTCCTCAAAGGACACTATTCATCTACCTGCTGTTCTTTTTATTGCTTCAAACCAGTCTATTTTTATAA
- a CDS encoding ABC transporter ATP-binding protein → MGLELREIQSPIFFEPIDFTFHAQAFTLLVGSSGSGKSSLFQMIAQVSSLPYSGQVLIDESEVSQLSIVKRVQTVGILFQNPNHQFTMESLFEELIFTLENIGYPVQEIDSKIAEVVQQCRCKDILHRPIHHLSGGEKQKAALAVLFAMNPRVYLLDEPFASIDRKSRIEILEILKELVSNGKTVILCDHDLSDYEAYIDHMVELRDGQLREVFQIPSSEMTQISSKNVASSPELFHMDRMTCELDKRSLFSIADFTFYQGISCILGDNGVGKSTLFRSILQFQKYKGRITWKGTVLKKKKSLYRDLTGVVQEAEKQFIRVSLREELQLDGPDSERNQRIFQALQYFDLEQALDKSPYQLSGGQQKIFQLLTILTSKASVILLDEPFAGLDDRSCHYFCQWIVEESNQGRSFLIISHRLDPLISVVDYWIEMTSQGLSHVKEVTITKPLTSQSSNIQGEVR, encoded by the coding sequence ATGGGGCTGGAATTACGGGAGATTCAGTCCCCAATCTTCTTTGAGCCGATTGATTTTACTTTTCATGCGCAAGCCTTTACCTTGTTAGTTGGGAGCAGTGGTTCTGGAAAATCGAGTCTCTTTCAAATGATTGCCCAAGTCAGTTCTCTTCCCTATAGCGGTCAAGTTCTGATAGATGAGAGCGAGGTCAGTCAGCTTTCTATCGTCAAACGTGTCCAGACGGTTGGCATTCTCTTTCAAAATCCCAATCATCAATTTACCATGGAGAGCTTGTTTGAGGAGCTGATTTTTACCTTGGAGAATATCGGCTATCCCGTTCAGGAAATTGATTCTAAAATAGCAGAGGTTGTCCAGCAATGTCGTTGCAAGGACATCTTGCACCGTCCCATCCATCACTTATCAGGTGGAGAAAAGCAAAAGGCTGCTTTGGCTGTTCTCTTTGCTATGAATCCTAGGGTCTATCTATTAGATGAGCCCTTTGCTTCCATTGATCGCAAGAGTAGGATAGAGATATTGGAGATTCTAAAAGAGTTGGTCTCTAATGGGAAGACAGTTATTTTGTGCGACCATGATTTATCTGATTATGAAGCCTATATCGACCATATGGTGGAGCTAAGAGACGGACAACTAAGGGAAGTGTTTCAAATCCCTTCCTCTGAGATGACACAGATTTCTTCAAAGAATGTTGCTTCTAGTCCAGAACTATTCCATATGGATCGAATGACTTGTGAGCTGGATAAGCGCTCCCTCTTTTCGATTGCGGATTTTACATTCTACCAAGGAATTTCTTGTATCTTGGGTGATAATGGTGTCGGGAAATCAACCCTCTTTCGGTCTATTCTTCAATTTCAAAAGTATAAGGGGCGCATTACCTGGAAGGGGACAGTCCTGAAAAAGAAAAAGAGTTTGTACCGTGACCTGACGGGTGTTGTTCAGGAAGCTGAGAAACAGTTTATCCGAGTCAGTCTGCGAGAGGAACTTCAATTAGATGGACCTGATTCTGAAAGAAATCAGCGAATTTTCCAAGCTTTACAATATTTTGATCTGGAGCAGGCTCTTGATAAGAGTCCCTATCAATTAAGTGGTGGCCAGCAAAAGATTTTTCAGCTCTTGACCATCTTGACCAGCAAGGCTTCTGTGATCTTGCTAGATGAACCTTTTGCAGGTTTGGATGATAGATCTTGCCATTATTTTTGTCAGTGGATTGTGGAGGAGAGCAATCAAGGAAGAAGTTTTCTGATCATTAGCCATCGTTTAGATCCTTTGATCTCTGTGGTTGATTATTGGATTGAGATGACTAGTCAGGGGCTCAGTCATGTGAAAGAAGTGACAATTACCAAACCACTTACATCTCAGAGTAGCAATATCCAAGGGGAGGTGAGATAG
- the thiW gene encoding energy coupling factor transporter S component ThiW, with the protein MRKHQLQVHKLTILSMMIALDVVLTPIFRIEGMAPMSSVVNILAGIMMGPVYALVMATVTAFIRMTTQGIPPLALTGATFGALLAGFFYKYGRKFHYSALGEILGTGIIGSIVSYPVMVLFTGSAAKLSWFIYTPRFFGATLIGTAISFIAFRFLIKQEFFKKVQGYFFAERID; encoded by the coding sequence ATGAGAAAACACCAACTACAAGTTCACAAATTAACCATTTTATCTATGATGATTGCCCTTGATGTAGTCCTTACGCCTATCTTTCGAATTGAGGGAATGGCACCGATGTCCAGTGTAGTCAATATTCTAGCTGGAATCATGATGGGACCTGTTTATGCTTTGGTTATGGCTACAGTGACAGCCTTTATCCGTATGACTACTCAAGGGATTCCACCTTTAGCTCTCACAGGAGCGACTTTTGGAGCCCTCCTTGCAGGTTTCTTTTATAAGTATGGTCGAAAATTTCATTATTCCGCTCTAGGAGAAATTTTGGGAACAGGTATTATTGGTTCTATTGTTTCCTATCCTGTTATGGTACTCTTTACAGGATCGGCTGCTAAGCTTAGCTGGTTTATCTACACGCCTCGATTTTTCGGAGCGACCTTGATTGGTACAGCGATTTCCTTTATTGCCTTTCGATTTTTAATCAAGCAGGAATTCTTTAAAAAAGTGCAGGGATATTTCTTTGCTGAAAGGATAGACTGA
- the thiM gene encoding hydroxyethylthiazole kinase, producing MTSLKLLKEKAPLVICITNDVVKNFTANGLVALGASPAMSEYPADLEDLLKYAGGLLINIGTLTDDNWKLYQVALKIAEKYNVPAVLDPVACGAGEYRKKVADDLINNYRLAAIRGNAGEIASLVGINVASKGVDSAGVDNIDEIALAANAKFHIPIVVTGEVDAIAVNGEVVTIHNGSAMMPKVIGTGCLLGAVVASFIGLEKGQELKSLETAMLVYNIAGEMAEKRPNGHLPGTFKVEFMNALYEISDEDVKKFKRVK from the coding sequence ATGACAAGTTTAAAATTATTAAAAGAAAAAGCACCTTTGGTCATTTGCATAACCAATGATGTAGTAAAAAATTTCACAGCAAATGGATTAGTAGCACTGGGTGCCTCACCAGCTATGAGCGAGTACCCAGCAGACTTAGAAGATTTATTAAAATATGCTGGAGGATTATTGATTAACATTGGGACTTTAACGGATGATAATTGGAAATTATACCAAGTTGCTCTGAAAATTGCAGAGAAATATAATGTCCCAGCAGTTTTAGATCCTGTAGCCTGTGGAGCAGGAGAATATAGAAAAAAAGTAGCAGATGATTTAATCAACAATTACAGACTAGCTGCGATTAGGGGGAATGCTGGAGAGATTGCTTCTTTAGTAGGTATAAATGTGGCATCTAAAGGAGTAGATAGTGCTGGTGTGGATAATATTGATGAGATTGCTCTAGCAGCCAACGCTAAGTTTCATATTCCAATAGTAGTGACTGGAGAAGTTGATGCGATTGCTGTTAATGGAGAAGTGGTAACGATTCATAATGGTAGTGCCATGATGCCAAAAGTCATTGGGACAGGATGTTTATTAGGGGCAGTGGTAGCAAGCTTTATCGGACTAGAAAAAGGTCAAGAATTGAAATCATTAGAAACAGCAATGTTGGTTTACAATATCGCTGGAGAAATGGCAGAAAAACGTCCAAATGGACATCTTCCTGGAACATTTAAAGTTGAATTTATGAATGCCTTATACGAGATTTCAGATGAAGATGTAAAGAAATTCAAAAGAGTGAAGTAA
- a CDS encoding cupredoxin domain-containing protein has product MLNSIVTIICIALIAFILFWFFKKPEKSGQKAQQKNGYQEIRVEVMGGYTPELIILKKSVPARIVFDRKDPSPCLDQIVFPDFGVHADLPMGEEYVVEITPEQAGEYGFSCGMNMMHGKMIVE; this is encoded by the coding sequence ATGTTAAATAGTATTGTAACCATTATTTGTATTGCCCTTATCGCGTTTATCTTGTTTTGGTTTTTCAAAAAGCCTGAAAAATCTGGACAAAAGGCCCAGCAAAAAAACGGCTACCAAGAGATTCGAGTGGAAGTCATGGGAGGCTATACGCCTGAGTTGATTATCCTCAAGAAATCAGTACCAGCCCGCATTGTCTTTGACCGTAAGGATCCTTCACCCTGTCTGGACCAAATTGTTTTTCCAGATTTTGGTGTACATGCGGACCTGCCAATGGGTGAAGAGTATGTAGTGGAAATCACGCCTGAGCAGGCTGGAGAGTATGGTTTCTCTTGTGGCATGAATATGATGCACGGCAAGATGATTGTAGAATAG
- the thiE gene encoding thiamine phosphate synthase codes for MNREALRLYLVTNRYQDSVESFLEKVETACRSGVTIVQLREKNLTTNQYYQLAKQVKEITDAYQVPLIIDDRLDICLAVDAAGLHIGDDELPVSVARQVLGPDKILGVTAKTVKRALEAEKSGADYLGTGAIFPTTTKENAPITLISTLKTICQTVAIPVVAIGGLTSENIDQLIGTGIAGVAVVRDLMQAEDIEAKTQAFLSKLDDIIS; via the coding sequence ATGAATAGAGAAGCACTTAGACTATATCTGGTAACCAATCGCTATCAAGATTCCGTGGAAAGCTTTCTTGAAAAGGTTGAGACAGCCTGCCGTTCAGGGGTTACCATAGTCCAATTACGAGAAAAAAATCTCACAACCAATCAATATTATCAACTGGCAAAACAAGTCAAGGAAATAACAGATGCCTATCAGGTACCCTTGATAATCGATGATCGGTTGGATATCTGTCTTGCAGTCGATGCAGCAGGTCTGCATATCGGAGATGATGAATTACCAGTTTCGGTTGCCCGACAAGTCTTGGGCCCTGACAAAATCCTCGGTGTCACCGCTAAAACGGTTAAAAGAGCTCTGGAAGCGGAGAAATCAGGTGCAGATTACTTGGGTACAGGAGCCATTTTCCCAACTACCACCAAGGAAAATGCGCCCATCACTCTGATATCGACCTTGAAAACAATTTGCCAAACGGTTGCCATTCCAGTAGTTGCTATTGGAGGCTTGACTTCAGAGAATATTGACCAACTTATCGGCACGGGTATAGCTGGAGTAGCAGTCGTACGCGATCTGATGCAGGCAGAAGATATTGAGGCAAAAACCCAAGCCTTTTTATCAAAGCTGGATGACATTATTTCCTAA
- a CDS encoding ECF transporter S component, translated as MLKKWQLKDVILLAFLSIFFGGVFVGSGYVYNILSLLLTPLGLQAFANEILFGLWCMAAPIAAIFVPRVGSATIGEVLAALAEVLYGSQFGLGALLSGLVQGLGSELGFIVTRNRYESWLSLTANSIGITLVSFIYEYIKLGYYAFSLPFVLSLLVVRFISVYFFCTILVRAIVKLYHQFATGGKA; from the coding sequence ATGTTGAAAAAATGGCAGTTAAAAGATGTTATCTTGCTTGCTTTCTTGTCTATCTTTTTTGGTGGGGTTTTCGTTGGTTCAGGATATGTGTATAATATTCTCAGCCTACTCTTAACACCTCTTGGTTTACAGGCTTTTGCCAATGAAATCCTTTTTGGACTCTGGTGTATGGCTGCGCCCATTGCTGCCATCTTTGTTCCGAGAGTCGGAAGTGCAACGATTGGAGAAGTGCTAGCTGCGCTTGCTGAAGTCCTTTATGGTAGCCAATTCGGTCTAGGTGCCCTTTTGTCCGGCTTGGTTCAAGGTTTGGGAAGTGAACTTGGTTTTATCGTAACTAGAAATCGCTATGAAAGTTGGCTCTCTCTAACTGCTAATAGTATTGGGATTACGCTTGTTAGCTTTATCTATGAATACATTAAGTTAGGTTACTACGCCTTTTCACTTCCGTTTGTCCTTTCCTTGCTTGTGGTACGTTTTATTTCTGTTTATTTCTTCTGTACCATTTTGGTTCGTGCCATTGTCAAACTCTATCATCAGTTTGCAACTGGAGGAAAGGCATAG